GATGAGCCACacacaaaccatgctgactatccctaatcagaccctgcctttccaaatgctggtagatcctgtccctcagaatcccgccaccaactctcccaccactgctgtctggcacaccggcctgcagttccctggtttgtccttgcagcccttcttaaaccaAGGCACAACATGCGccgtcctccagtcctctggtacgtCACCCATGACTAAAGTTGATACAAATATCTCCgtcagggtccctgcaatttcttccccagcttcccacaatgtcctgggatacacttgattaggccctggggatttatccaccttaatatactCTAACACTGCCAGCACCTTCTCTGCTGCAGTGTGGATATGTCCAATGCATCaatattcatttcccttcattccatgacCTCTTCCACGGTAAATACAGATTAGAAATATTCCTTTAACACCTCACCCACAGACAACCATATTGACCCTTAAAGGGACTTATTCTTTCCTTACTTCCCCTTTTTCTCTCAATAAACATGCAGAATCCTTCAGGATTCCCTTTTCCTGATCTCCCAAAGTTATCTCAGGCCCTTGTTTCACctgctgatttccctcttgtgtgcTTTGGCATCTCTTGTcctcctcaagggatttgctcgCTCTAGCTGCATGTACCTGACAGACACCTCCTCCTTTATCCTGACCAGTGCCTCTACGTCCCTCATCAGCTGTGGTTCCCTGACCCTTCCAGCTTTGCGCCTCACCCTGACAGGAACGTACTGGCCCTCAACTCTCCCTCTTTCATTTTTtcaaagcccccccccccacttgccaGATTTCCcattacctgcaaacagcctctccccacCAACCTTTGCAAGATCCTGTCGAACACCTTTATAAATTGTCTTGCCCTAATTTAGAATTTTAAATTATGGACCAGCATTTTGAAACCtataattatggtcactggtcccacagTGCTCCCCGCCGACACTTccgtcacttgcccagcctcatttcctaacaGCATATCCACCTGCACCCTTTGGAGAAAATTGACACATTGCATGAATTttgccccatccaggccctttgcactGTGGCCgtcccagtcaatatgagggaagCTTAAATCACTTACTGTTACATCCCTGTTATTCTACAGCTATCCACAATCTCCCTacgtatctgttcctctaattccaaGTGGTGATCAGGGGACCTATAACACAGTCCCATCAAAGTGAGCATCCCCATCTTATTTCTAAATCCAGCCATGTAGCCTCACTGGACGACCCCCAAAAATATCCTCCCTCAGAACCATCCTGATGTTCTCTCCAATCAAAaacacacctccccctcctcccttccctccacctctgtcacacctgtagcttctgcaccctggaacattgagctgccagtcctgccctgtTTCTGTTATGGATATAATCTCCCAATCCCATGTACAGATCCGTGCCCTGAGTTCACCTGCCtcacctgtcaggcttcttgcattaaagcaaATGCATCTTAGTCCATCAGACCTTCCCACTCCCTGCCTTGCCCCTGCCTGTGCTGTCTACTGAACCTGCTCACCTTAACATTTATATTTTCCCCAACTTCCCCACCTGCCACACgactgctttggatcccacccctctgccagactagtttaaccCCACCCTGGCACATCATCAAAtcttcccaccaggatattggttcccctccagttcaggtgcagcccgttcctcttgtacaggtcacctctgccccaggagagatcccaatggtccaagaagatgaccccttccctcctgcaccagctcctgagccacacattcacctgccctGTCCTCTTATTTCTCCCCTCACCAGCACGTGGCACCGCCagtgatccagagattacagcccttCAGCTCCTGCTTCTGAACCTTCTGCCAAACGCCCCATATTCCCTCTGCAGgaccccatccctttccctccctttGTTGTTGGTCCCAATGTGTAcaacgacatctggctgctcaccctgccCCTTGAGAAAATGTTCTGGAACCACTTGgaatgtccttgaccctggcacctgcaaGACAACTCATTATCCTGGAGCCTCGTTCAcggccacagaacctcctgtctgtccccctcactgtgGAGTCTCCTATCACTCATCTCCccttgtctccaccctcccctgctgtacatcagagccagtcgttgtgccacagacctggctgctgctcctGCTCTCTTCTGAAAGGCCGtgtctctgtgactgcaacactcCCACTCCTTCTCCTGCTGATCAACTCTCTCAGTCCATCTGCTTAACCAGTGCATTAAAATGGATTCAGTTTCCCTTCCACACGTCCCAGGTCAGGCCCatatctgctctgcccactgcacTGACACAGCTGAGTGGGAAGAAGTGCCTCCTGACATCCCCAGTGCACAGCCTGGCTCTAATTCTCAGGCCATTCCActtgttctggactctcccaccaggGGAAGTAGTGTCTTTGCTCTTATCGGATCAGTTCCATGAATCGCAGTCCAGTTTCAGGGTTGTACAGGTCCCTGAAGTGCTGGGGCTGTCCTGTTGTTTACCGGTGGAGTACAGGTCTGTGTGCTCACTGCACGGTGCTGAGAGTTTTATAGCTCTGTGTCTTTATGGTGAAGGACTTGGTGTTGTAAAATTCGCTATCCTTGTCGTCCACTGCGGACTGTTTCTGTACAGTGCAGTGTGGGGGGTTATTGTTTCCTGTCAGTTCACAGTAGGGATGTACATGTCACACAGTGCAGTACGGGAGTTATTGTTTCCTGTAAGTTCACAGCAGGGATGTACAGGTCACACAGTGCAATCTGGGGGTTATTGTTTCCTGTCAGTTCACAGCAGGGATGTACAGATCACACAGTGCAGTGTGGGGGTGGGTTATTGTTTCCTGTCAGTTTACAGTACAGATGTACAGGTCACACAGTGCAGTGTGGGGGTTATTGTTTCCTATCAGTTGATAGTAGGGACGTACAGATCACACAGTGCAGTGTGAGGAGTTATTGTTTCCTGTCAGTTCACAGTAGGGATGTACAGGTCACAGTGCAGTGTGGGGGGTTATTGTTTCCTGTCAGTTCACAGTAGGGATGTACAGGTCACACAGTGCAGTGTCAGTTATCGGATGCATAAAAAACAAATGTGTCCCACTGGTGAAGATCAGTGGGGGTCTGGGTATTTGTGTGACTGAACTAAtcccagaaagtgctggaaataattgGCGGATGCAAACTGAcctgtgagtgtttccagcattttctgcttttgtttcagaaataCAACATTAACACAAATGTTTAGATTTTCGCATATTTGTGCAATTGGttgttgtaaaggtctgtgcccttacagTACACTTCCGGCAgttgtaaaggtctgtgccctCACAGTGCATTGCCGGCTGTTGTAAAGGACTTTGCACTCTGTGGACACAGACCTTTACAACACAGAGCACTGCACTGTGAGAACAAAGGCCTGCACTGTAAACACAGCTcagcaggagaccatttggcccattgtatctcTGCCAGCTCCTATTTCAGCAATCCTATCTGTCCCATCGCCTGCTCCACCCACAcccgcctcctccacctgctcaggcagcacgttccacataCTAACCTCTGTGTGAGggaattgcccctcaggtcccctatgaaccttccacctctcacacTTGCCTCTGCCCTCTGAACCAACTCTCCATGCCCGATCTAGTCAACAACATGCGccccactgccctcatcaattcacCTCGTTACCTTCAGTCACAGAGTcccacagcacgggaacaggcccttcggcccaactgggccttgctgaccaagatgcccatcagagctagtcccatctccctctaaaccttccctatccaatggccctgtccgagtgccttttacatgttgttaatatacctgcctcacccacttcctctggcagctcgttccatacacagaccaccctctgggtgaaaaagttgccgctcaggttcctgttacatctctcccctctcacctcaaatctatgccccctggttcttgattccccagccctggaaacagactgtgtgaattcaccttgcctctgcccctcatgattttatacagctctgtcaggtcacccctcatcctccgaagCAGCACACCTGTAGCCAGAGACGACTGggagatgaacatagaacatgcaacagtacagcacaggaacaggtccttcagcccacgatattgtaccgaactaattaaacttgtaattaaatgcctgacgacactcatcccttctgcctgcacaatgtcccaatccttccactccctgcacattcatgtgcctcttgaacacctctatcgtatctgcctccacccccacccctggcagcacatccaggcacccaccgctctgtgtaagaacaacaacttgccccacacatctcctttgaacttaccgccTCCCACCTAAAATGCACGCCCTCCGGTGTTAGTCATTTCCATCCTGGGGTAAAACTcccagctgtctgctctatccatgcccctcataatctgaaatttctatcagctctccccgcAGACTCtgccaccccagagaaaacaaccccagtctgtccaacttctccttgtaccACCTGcactctgatccaggcagcatcccgggaAACCTCTTCTGCCCTCTGCAAATGATGGGCAGGGTCTCCGCTATTTACCCCCACGCTGCTCTGAACAGGGCCGCTGGATTTTCTGTGTGTAAAGGGGCTGAACGATGTTTCTTCCCTCTATTTCCAATCCCAGCTGATACCCCACCCTCTTCCACTGACTGTTATGTCTGTGCTAGTCCTTATCTCCTATGAATCCACTGCCATATTACGGAATGTCTTCAGCAcggtgaggccattcagcccacagagtaTGTGCCAGCCCTCTGAAGCTCACTGCAgccagtcccactcccctgcctctcCCACAACCCTGAAAACCtttccctttcacctctttatccagctcccttttggaCACAACCGGTGAAgctgcctccactcccacccccggCCGTACACTCCAGACCCCAGCCACTCGCGGGGGGAGTGTTTCTCCGCTTGGCACTTCCCCGTCTTTTCccagtgaccttccttcagtcACCTCTGCTTCCTGACCCTTCCATGCCTGGTGATGGTCCTCTCTGTCTGATGTCTATCCCTTCCTGGTGTTACCTCGATCAGATCTCCTCacagcctcctctattccaaggacAACAGCCCCAGCTTCAGGAGTCAACCACAGAACTAAAGTCCCTCACTCCTGTGACCATTCCAGTCAATCTCTCCTGTCCCCTCTCTGGAGCCCTTGCATCTTCCCCAGAGTGTGGAGCCCACAcatggacacagtgctccagctgtggtgtgGGAAGGGTCACCCTCACTCCCTCGCTCCTGCACTCTGCCTACACAACctctgcaaggagaggttgggtggccgaggactttattctctggaacattggagattgagaggtgatcttatcgaggtatacagatcatgaggggcatagatggggtgaaagcacatagtgtgTTTCCCAGAGAGGGGTGGTGACAAACAATggcacataggtttaagatcaggggtGAGAAATTCAAAAGGCACATCGGGGCAGctccttcacacaaaggatggtgcgtGTTTGGAACGAACTGCCACAAATAGTGTTTGAGGTGGGCGCATCAGTAATGTTTAAAAGCCGGCTAGGTAAGTACAGGGACAGGAGAGGGTTAGATGAccctgggccaaacgtgggcagatgggacgagcttgcagggcaacacagtcggcatggacgatttgggctgaaggatctatttccctgcTGTTGGACTCCATGAATCTATAAATAACATGTTATGCAAAGCCACCTGAAAATCCGAATAGCCCACGTCCACTGGGTCCTTGTTATTGAGCTTACTGGGAACAACCCAAATAAAATGCGAGAAACAGAGTGCAGAAGcttgaatctggaacaacaaacaatctgctggaggaacacagcgggtcgagcagcatctgtggtgggagaggaattgttgacgtctgACCACCAACCACATCGTCCACTCCCCATCccttctgccttccacagggCCCACTcccttcgtgactccctggtcctcaTGCCCCTCTCCCTGACCCCGGGAACTCTCCCCTTCACCCACAGAAcccactccctccgtgactccctggtgcCCACGCCCCTCTCCCTGATCCCGGGAACTCTCCCCTGCACACACAGGGCCCACtacctccgtgactccctggtgcCCACGCCCCTCTCCCTGACCCCGGGAACTCTCTCCTGCACCAACAGGAGGTGGGatacttgctaacccatcccctccctccccatcatcctAGAAGTACTcgttaggtccctggatgatggggatagattcctgtacacctcctccgACCcccgtctactgcattcggtgctgccACTGTCGCTTCCTCTACATAGGTGAGAGCAGGTGAAGACCGGCGACCGACTCACTGATCAGCTGAGCTCTCTGCAGTGGTCGCCCCCAGCTCCCAGTTACAGACCACTTCACCTCCCCTTGCCATCGCCACACTGACCCGTcctccctctgccttctccactgcccggGTGAGGCCCAACGCACACTGGAGGAACACCACGGCCCAATGGCATGGACTGAATATTCCAGTTTCAGATCACCCCATCTCCAGTGTGTGCCCCCTCCCCTACCAATCCCCCTCCAGTTCTCATCTCCCCACTCCCTGTTCCATCACATTTCACACACCACATccgttcccctcccctcccctgtctggTCCTGGCtccggtcccatctgcccacctctcccctcatggTTCCCATTCTCGGCTTCCTTACCAGATGTCAGCACTGCGAGTCCATGTGTTCCTGTTGATCATCCTCTgggctgtctccaccttcaccctcccctccgcATACCCAGCTCCATCTGTcttcctccatctatcatccaggTGCCTCTGTCGCccaactccccacctccccctcttccACCTGATCCAACTGTCCGCCTCCCGTCAACTTCACCCCAAGAATCCACCAATCATCTCCGGACTCTGTCGCACCACCCCCTTTATCCTGGCTATCCTCCCTCGCCACTCActgttgatgcagggtttcgatccgaaacgtcggTAATCCCTCtctcaccaacaccccccccctccgatgctgctcgacccgctgggctCCTCTAGCAGATAAACGATCTGCAAGAGGAGCCCAGCTTGTCGCATCATATTGTGAAGGGCTGAAACGTGAATGAGCAGAGGGATCAATGTTTGGGACGGAGGGGTCTTACAGAATTCAGGAGCCCGCTGTGAGGAGGGGCGGTAATGAGAGTCTCTCCCCCAGAGGGCGGTCGGGATCTGGAGCCACTGCCGGACAAGGTGGGAGAGACTGAAACCCCATCACGTTTAAACAGTCCCGGGATGTGTCCTGGAAGAGCCGTGACTTGCAGGGCCACGGCCCCGGTGCTGAAGGCTCAGTTTCCGCTGCTCGCTGCTCAGTAACAACACACCCGGGGAGACTGGAACCAGACCCGGGACTTTCCCACCTGGCCTGGGGAGCGGAAGCAGCAGTGAccatcagctgcagctccttccccgtctgcctccctccctctccctccctctccctgttaGTGTTACAGGGCACGGTGCAGTGGGAGCGGTCTCTGATTGGCGGCAGTGGATGTTTGCCATTGGTTCCTTTAGATACCCAATACAAATCTATACATATTAATGACCCAAACCGGCCAATGACAATCGTGACTGTTCCGCATCCCACATTAGCATAAGGCTGGGAGGCTGCCTATTTAATCCTCGCTCCGAGCGGGTTCCGTTTATTTATGGGAGTGAAGTCGACTGAAGAAATGCCTGAGCCGGCGAAAGTTTCCAAGAAGGGCGCCAAGAAAGCCTTGCCTAAGTCAGCAGGCAAGGCGGCCAAGAAGAGCAAGTGGGCGAGGAAGAAGAGTTATGCCATCTACATCTACAAAGTGATGAAGCAGGTTCACCCCGATACCGGCATCTCCTCCAAGGCCATGAGCATCATGAACTCGTTCGTGAACGATAATTTCGAGCAGATCGCGGGTGAGGCTTCCCGCCTGGCCCATTACAACAAGCGGTCGACTATCAGCTCCCGGGAGATCCAGACGGCCGTGCGCCTACTGCTGCCCGGAGAGCTGGCCAAGCACGCTGTGTCGGAAGGGACCAAGGCGGTGACCAAGTACACCAGCTCCAAGTGAAGCTCCACACAGTGCTGGCAAACCAAACCAAAAGCCACCCACAGTTTCCATGAAAGATTTGGATTGATGTTTCGATACGGAATTGCATCAACTGCTTCTATATATTACTGCGGGAGATGTCTCTCATTCTGATTACGTTGATCACAATTAACCTACTGCCCGGTAAAATTCTTGTGTCGTTGTTGTATTCCTGTCCACTACACCGACACGGaatcttcaccctctcctccccgtCAGTTTATCCTGGTCTTCATACACTTTCCCCACTGAACTTTCCATTGAGAGCGGATTAAAGAACAAAAGTGTTGTGGGTTTGCTGTTGTTCGTGTTCTGATTGTGAAGCGATTGTCTTTTAGTGACTGCAGTTTCGTAAATGGCCTTAATCCTGGCAATAAATTAAGTGTCCATTGCTGTTGCTTGTGGCTCTGACCACTGTTTGTGAAGAGTGACCCGACCTTAATCTGAGTTCACAAAGAACGAAAAGAAATTCCCAGTATCAGTCATGGCAGAATTAATTCACATTCTGTGTGGACAGAAAGCGGAACGGGATCAAGTGACTGACCATGAGGGGAATCTGTATTAACACAAAGATTTGTAATTGATTTGCtttttagactattgtttaattttattttttctttggtGGGCTTTTCAAATTTCAGGTCCTTTTGGGGACTGACAGTTATTTTCCGCTCTTCCCTTATTGGTGTCTGATCATTGGAGAATCAGACAGCTCTCTGATTGGAGCATTTCACATCACCAATCAGACGTAGCGCTGTACCACCAATAAGAAGCGTCTCTCTGCAATTCTCCAGCAGCTATAGAAAAGGCAAGTGCGGCAGGATTTCCTCattctctgtgaagaagtttgcGGAAATGTGTGGACGTGGAAAAACCGGCGGCAAAATGAAGAACAAGCCCAAGTCTCGCTCGTCTCGGGCCAGACTGTAGTTCCCGCTGGGCCGTGTTCACAGGCTCCTGAGGAAGGACATCTATGCTGAGCGGGTGGGTGCCGGAGCGCCGGTCTATCTGGCTGCTGTACTCGAGTATCTGTCGGCTGAAATCCTGGAGCTGGCCGGCAACGCGGCCCGGGACAACAAGAAAACTCACAACATTCCCAGACACCTGCAACTGGCCGTCCGCAACGACGAGGAGCTCAACAAGCTGCTGGGAGGGGTGACCATTGCTCAGGGTGGGGTGCTGCCCAATATCCAGGCCGTGCTGTTGCCCAAGAAAACCGGCGGCGCCACCAACCCCGAGCAAGTAAATCGGCGAAGCTTCAATCTAACGACCCAAAGGCTCTTTTCAGAGCCACCCACTGTGTCTGTGGAAGGGCTGAGCACCGGCTGGTGTGGGCCCGGGGGATTTCCGTTCTGTGTGTCTGCCGCAGACACCTCAGCCCACGTCTTGGTCTAAAGCACTTTCCCTCCCCTGAAACAAACCACCATTTATCTGCGTACAAAGCGGTCCCCCTCAGCCTGGACTCCCTCCCCGTCCCGAATCCTCTCGCTTTCCAGCATCGGACATTTACCGAGAATGAGGAAAttacccctcactctcccctatACTTCCTGGGGGAATGCGGGACGGCGCTTATTATTGGCGGTGAAGAGCCTGATCTCATTGGTGAGAGGGATAATCAGAGAGCGGCCTCATTCACCAATGAACAGGCGACAGCAGGAGAAGCGCCAAAACTAACCGTCAGACCCCGCAATGATGTGACATTTGAAAAGCCCGCcaagaagaaaataatttatataaaactCTAAAACACAAATACATAACAGATCTCTGTGTGTGAACAGGATTCCGATCCAGTTGCAAAACAGACCATATGTGAATTAGTTCCCATTTATGAGAGAATTTAATCTTAAAATTCTTTCAACTGATGACCCATCGGAACAAACGCCGATTCAACGCATCAGGTTGTGGACGGGTCTCTATTCACAGACTGCAGTCGGAGCAGAGACTGCATCGTTAGAACTTGTTCTGTGAAAGGACGGTGGAGCTGTTGTGATCTCCAGTGGGAACAGGATTCAGGGCAGTTACACCACAGGGGACAGCAGGTAAAACATCGCATTCACAGCAATTAAACCACAACAACAGAAATCGTGCAACCATATTGTGCACATTAacctctctctgtgtgaagaTTTGTCAGTGCAGTATTTAAAGCTGAAGGAGAAGGCGAGAGTAAAGTTTCCTTGTCAGTGCAGTGAACTGGAATTCAACAACAGCATCAGGATTGTACCAGGCAGTGGAACCTCAAATTTTGATCACCATGAACACACTTAGAATTACCTTACGAAGCATACATGTCCCGTCACAAATGTGCTCAAACTCAATTTTTGAGATACTAGCGTAACTCTTTCTTGGAAACTGTGAGTGGCTCTTAAAAGAGTCGTTGGGCTTTCGGTTTGGGTTGTCAGCACTGTGTGGAGCTTCACTTGGAGCTGGTGTACTTGGTCACCGCCTTGGTCCCTTCCGACACAGCGTGCTTGGCCAGCTCTCCGGGCAACAGTAGGCGCACGGCCGTCTGGATCTCCCGGGAGCTGATAGTCGACCGCTTGTTGTAATGGGCCAGGCGGGAAGCCTCACCCGCGATCTGCTCGAAAATATCGTTCGCGAACGAGTTCATGATGCTCATGGCCTTGGAGGAGATGCCGGTATCGGGGTGAACCTGCTTCATCACTTTGTAGATGTAGATGGCTTAACTCTCCTTCCTCGCCGTCTTGCGCTTCTTGCCCTGCTTGGTTGGCGCTTTGGATACCGCTTTCTTGGTGCTCTTCTTGGCAGCTTTCGGCGGATCAGACATTTGTTCAGTCGGTTTCAGAGCCAGAAATAGGCGGAACCCGCTCGGAGCGTGGATTAAATCAGCAGCCTCCCCACCCTATGCTAATGAGGGATTGGGGAAGGCGAGGATTGTCATTGGTCGGTTTGGACgaatgaaaattaatattttcaactAGCTTTCTGATTGTATATGTGAAGGGATCAAACACAGCCCCTGCCTTCCGCCAATCACAACCCGCCCCCACAGCCCAGGGTCCGGGGACACTGACAGGGCGGGGGAGGCGGAGGTGGGATCTGCTTCtccccttggaacagaggaggctgcagATCTCAGATCTGACCGAGCGATTTCCAACCGGGATGTGAAGCAGCTCCAATGCTCATCCCCGCACGGTAAGTCTGAACCTACAGGGCTGTGGGCCGACAGAGGTGGTGGGTCTGAACAGCCGGTGTTGGCCcagtgtgggctgaatggcctcacgcTGTGCCGGACATTCCAGGGAATGGTTTTATTCTTTTCTGGcgtgtgggcatcactggtagTCACCATTATTCCCCAATGTCCCATCCGCTGGAGTGACTTTCCAGCCCAGTTCAGAATGCAGGGAGGTGTCAGCCCCACTGCTGTGGGCCGGGAGTCATACAGAGACCAGACTGGATGAGGACAGCTGATTTCCTCCCCTGGAGGGAGTCAGTGACTCTTACTGGCTTCCACCACAGGCCAGTTCGCATGGAatgctgtctcactaatttgattgaatgttttgaagaggtattgatgagggcagtgttcCATAtgttatttacatggacttttGCGAGGATCTTCCTCAGATATTGTGGGAAGTCAGGAAATATTGCTGGGACCATTACAAAGATATATGAATCAGGTTTAACTACGGGtgaggtaccggaggactggagggtgccTCATGTtcagcctttatttaagaagggctgcaaggacaagccagggaactgaagccagtgagcctgatatctgtggagggaacatcagtgatggggattctgagagacaggatctcccTGCAGCTGTAAAGGCACGGACacattggggacagtcagcatggctttgtgcatggggaaTTATGGCTCATGTATTTTATTGCattgtttgaagaggtgaccaaagggACTTATGAGGCAGGTCTGTAGACATTGTCTCAAAgtacttcagcaaggcctttgacaggtccCACATGGTCGGCTGGCCTGGAAGTGAAAATCACATGGGTCCAGGGTGAGTGAGCCAACTGGATAGATGATTGGCTTGGAAAcagtcagagggtggcagtggaggtttGTTTCTGAGATGGGagccctgtgaccagtggtgtgcacaGGGGTTGGTgatgggtcccctgttgtttgccaTCTTTGTTAACAGCTTGGATGAGAATACATATagatggtcagtaagtttgcaggtgacaccaacaTCAAGGGTATAATGGACGATGAATAAGGTTATCCATCATTGctgcaggatctggatcaactgggaaaatcggccaaggaacggcagatggaatttaactcggacaagtgcaaagtgttcgGTCAGTGAAACCAAGtgaggacttgcacagtgaacggcagggccctggagagtagtGTCAGACCGAGACCCTCtgggtacaagtacatcgttccctgaaagtggcagcacaagtggacagggtgaaGGCGGTGTTTGGCGTGCGTGCTTTTatcactgagtgcaggagtccATCACGTGACATCATTGTACAAcagcaacagttaaaagacatttggataagtacacggacaGGTGGGGTTCAGAGGGACGTGAGCCcaagatgggcaccttggtctgtACAGACAGCGTtcgccaaaggcctgtttccgtgctgtgttactctgtgactcgATAACTGGACAGGTCCAAGTCAAGTTTATGGTcacaggcacaagtacatgtgcgcacaggtgcaatgaggaacttccctgcagcagcaccacacagatacagcatcagataagcagcattctcaagaacaACATCAATTATACAATATTATACAAAACTTTtataaggaagaacacaattcaaacaaaacaGTTCACTTCAGCAAAGTGAtgatggtgttgctgtactgcaGTGACTGGGGCTGTGCTGGTGGGAGGTGGTCAGTCAGCAGTAAAGGCTGCAGGGAAGATTCGCTAAAATGGCAACCGGTATGAGATGATGGGGCTGTCTTCCCTCCAGCATAAGAGGCTGATg
This DNA window, taken from Pristis pectinata isolate sPriPec2 chromosome 42, sPriPec2.1.pri, whole genome shotgun sequence, encodes the following:
- the LOC127566484 gene encoding histone H2B 1/2-like, encoding MPEPAKVSKKGAKKALPKSAGKAAKKSKWARKKSYAIYIYKVMKQVHPDTGISSKAMSIMNSFVNDNFEQIAGEASRLAHYNKRSTISSREIQTAVRLLLPGELAKHAVSEGTKAVTKYTSSK